One Azoarcus sp. DN11 DNA segment encodes these proteins:
- the ilvN gene encoding acetolactate synthase small subunit yields the protein MIEQVAEPLQQQGFAKVVLELEVNNHPGVMSHICNLFARRAFNVEGILCMPMADARRSRIWLLVFEDQRLEQMVLQVEKLVDVLSVRRHGAGHEVFERLEKFFL from the coding sequence ATGATCGAACAAGTTGCCGAGCCCCTGCAGCAGCAAGGCTTCGCCAAGGTGGTGCTGGAGCTGGAAGTGAACAACCATCCCGGTGTGATGAGCCACATCTGCAATCTTTTCGCCCGCCGGGCGTTCAACGTCGAAGGCATCCTGTGCATGCCGATGGCCGATGCGCGCCGCAGCCGGATCTGGCTGCTGGTGTTCGAGGATCAGCGGTTGGAGCAGATGGTGCTGCAGGTCGAAAAGCTGGTCGATGTGCTTTCCGTGCGCCGCCACGGGGCCGGGCACGAGGTGTTCGAGCGCCTCGAGAAATTCTTTCTCTGA
- the ilvB gene encoding acetolactate synthase large subunit produces MMQMTGAELIVRLLERQGIRTIAGIPGGAILPLYDALSGSETIRHVLARHEQGAGFIAQGMARVSGRPEVCFASSGPGATNLVTAIADARMDSIPMVAITGQVPLAMIGTDAFQEVDIYGMTVPITKHNFLVRSAAELLEVIPQAFRIAMSGRPGPVLVDVPKDVQNQLVSFEALPEPAVPDPAPSLNLDAIDAAARMIDAAERPVLYLGGGVVHSGASGLAVSLAEQAGLPTTMTLMALGTMPADHPLSIGMLGMHGARCTNFILEESDLLICVGARFDDRAIGKAAQFCPNAKIIHIDIDPAELHKIRTAHVAINGDVAAVLEAMLPRVKPSLRKRWLSHVDSLKARFPMAMPGRDDPRTHYGLVHAVAAALDDEAIIATDVGQHQMWVAQAYPFRRPRQWLTSGGSGTMGFGLPAAIGAALAEPERTVVCFTGDGSFKMNIQELATLAEEGLNVKIVLMNNNSLGLVYQQQSLFYGKRVFASRYRGEPDFVKIAEGFGIAAVDLDNAANPRAALAQALQSRGPCLIHVSISCEEFVYPMVAPGAANTEMIGD; encoded by the coding sequence ATGATGCAAATGACCGGCGCCGAGTTGATCGTGCGCCTGCTTGAACGGCAGGGTATTCGTACCATTGCAGGAATCCCCGGAGGGGCGATCCTGCCCCTGTACGATGCCTTGTCAGGGAGCGAGACCATCCGGCATGTGCTCGCTCGCCACGAGCAAGGGGCGGGTTTCATCGCGCAAGGGATGGCGCGTGTGTCCGGGCGTCCCGAAGTGTGCTTCGCGTCGAGCGGTCCGGGTGCGACGAATCTGGTGACGGCGATTGCAGACGCTCGCATGGACTCCATTCCGATGGTGGCCATCACCGGCCAGGTGCCGCTCGCGATGATCGGCACCGACGCGTTCCAGGAAGTCGATATCTACGGCATGACGGTGCCGATCACCAAGCACAATTTCCTCGTCCGCTCGGCGGCGGAACTGCTCGAGGTCATTCCCCAGGCATTTCGCATCGCGATGTCCGGGCGGCCCGGGCCGGTCCTCGTCGATGTGCCGAAGGACGTGCAGAACCAGCTCGTCAGCTTCGAGGCGTTGCCCGAGCCGGCGGTGCCGGATCCGGCACCGTCGCTGAACCTCGACGCGATCGATGCCGCGGCGCGGATGATCGACGCCGCAGAACGCCCGGTGCTGTATCTGGGCGGTGGCGTGGTCCACTCGGGCGCGTCGGGACTGGCGGTTAGCCTGGCGGAGCAGGCGGGGTTGCCGACGACGATGACGCTCATGGCCCTGGGCACGATGCCGGCCGACCATCCGCTTTCCATCGGCATGCTCGGCATGCACGGTGCGCGCTGCACGAACTTCATTCTCGAGGAATCGGACCTGCTGATCTGCGTCGGCGCGCGCTTCGACGATCGGGCGATCGGCAAGGCCGCACAGTTCTGCCCCAACGCGAAGATCATCCATATCGACATCGATCCGGCCGAGTTGCACAAGATCAGGACGGCCCACGTGGCGATCAACGGCGACGTGGCGGCCGTGCTGGAGGCCATGCTGCCGCGGGTCAAGCCGAGCCTGCGCAAGCGCTGGCTGTCGCACGTGGATAGCCTGAAGGCGCGCTTTCCCATGGCGATGCCGGGCCGCGACGATCCGCGCACCCATTACGGGCTCGTGCATGCCGTGGCCGCCGCGCTGGACGACGAGGCCATCATCGCCACCGACGTGGGGCAGCACCAGATGTGGGTTGCGCAGGCCTACCCTTTCCGCCGGCCGCGCCAGTGGCTGACCTCGGGCGGCTCGGGGACGATGGGCTTCGGGCTCCCGGCCGCGATTGGTGCCGCGCTTGCGGAGCCCGAGCGGACCGTCGTGTGTTTCACCGGCGACGGCAGCTTCAAGATGAATATCCAGGAACTGGCGACGCTCGCCGAGGAAGGGCTGAACGTCAAGATCGTGCTGATGAACAACAATTCGCTCGGCCTCGTGTATCAGCAGCAGAGCCTGTTCTACGGCAAGCGGGTGTTCGCGTCCAGGTATCGCGGCGAGCCGGACTTCGTGAAGATCGCGGAAGGTTTCGGCATCGCGGCGGTGGATCTGGACAATGCCGCGAATCCGCGCGCGGCGCTCGCGCAGGCCTTGCAGAGTCGCGGGCCGTGCCTGATTCACGTGTCGATCAGCTGCGAGGAATTCGTCTACCCCATGGTGGCGCCGGGTGCTGCCAACACTGAAATGATCGGAGATTGA
- a CDS encoding long-chain-fatty-acid--CoA ligase, which translates to MERIWLKSYPPGIPAEIDVNEFTSLGDLFAKGVRQHGDRIAYVNMGKSITYAELDRLSARFAGYLQGELKLPRGSRIALMMPNVLQYPIAMFGALRAGYTVVNVNPLYTARELEHQLRDSGADTVVIVENFASTLEHVVQRLKVRNVVITSLGELLGFPRGLLVDFVVRHVKKLVPSWRIPGHVRFSEALAAGGRHPLNAVDVGHEDVAYLQYTGGTTGVAKGAVLTHGNIIANLQQAHAWIKPYLRREGEIIVTALPLYHIFSLTANCLTFFKIGAMNVLITNPRDIPGFVKELAKYRFTAITGVNTLFNALLNNEDFSKLDFSSLHIALGGGMAVQQAVAEKWRRVTGRPLVEAYGLTETSPAVTINPLDLPQFNHSIGLPISSTEVSIRGDGGEEVPLGQPGELCVRGPQVTRGYWQRPEETANVFTADGFLRTGDVATIDERGFVRIVDRKKDMILVSGFNVFPNEVEDVIASHPGVLEVAAVGVPDERTGEAVKVFIVRKDPALTKEAVVAHCRANLTAYKVPHLVEFREELPKTNVGKILRRLLRDGQA; encoded by the coding sequence GTGGAAAGGATCTGGCTCAAGAGCTATCCCCCCGGAATTCCCGCGGAAATTGACGTGAACGAGTTCACGTCGCTCGGCGACCTGTTTGCGAAGGGGGTGCGCCAGCACGGTGACCGGATCGCCTACGTGAACATGGGAAAGTCGATCACGTATGCGGAGCTGGACCGGCTGTCGGCGCGGTTTGCCGGCTATCTCCAGGGTGAATTGAAGCTTCCGCGCGGGTCGCGGATCGCGCTGATGATGCCCAACGTCCTGCAGTACCCGATCGCGATGTTCGGGGCGTTGCGCGCCGGGTATACGGTCGTCAACGTGAACCCGCTCTACACGGCGCGCGAATTGGAGCATCAGCTCAGGGATTCGGGCGCCGACACGGTCGTCATCGTCGAGAATTTCGCCAGCACGCTCGAGCACGTCGTGCAGCGTCTGAAGGTGCGGAACGTCGTGATAACCAGTCTCGGCGAGCTGCTCGGTTTCCCCAGGGGCCTGCTCGTTGACTTCGTCGTGCGCCATGTCAAGAAGCTGGTGCCGTCGTGGAGAATTCCCGGTCACGTACGCTTTTCCGAGGCGCTTGCTGCGGGTGGAAGGCATCCCCTGAACGCCGTCGATGTCGGGCACGAGGATGTCGCGTATCTGCAGTACACGGGCGGCACGACGGGCGTCGCGAAAGGCGCGGTGCTGACCCATGGCAACATCATTGCGAACCTGCAGCAGGCGCACGCGTGGATCAAGCCCTACCTGAGAAGGGAAGGCGAGATCATCGTCACGGCCTTGCCCCTGTACCACATCTTTTCGCTGACGGCGAACTGCCTGACTTTCTTCAAGATCGGCGCGATGAATGTGCTGATCACCAACCCGCGGGACATCCCGGGTTTCGTCAAGGAATTGGCGAAGTACCGGTTCACGGCGATCACCGGCGTGAACACCCTGTTCAACGCGCTGCTGAACAACGAGGATTTCAGCAAGCTGGATTTTTCGTCCCTGCACATTGCGCTGGGCGGTGGCATGGCGGTGCAGCAGGCCGTCGCGGAGAAGTGGCGGCGCGTGACGGGGCGGCCGCTCGTGGAGGCCTACGGTCTTACCGAGACGTCGCCCGCGGTGACGATCAATCCGCTCGATCTGCCGCAATTCAACCACTCGATCGGGTTGCCGATCTCGTCCACCGAAGTGAGCATCCGCGGCGATGGCGGGGAAGAGGTGCCGCTTGGCCAGCCCGGCGAGCTGTGCGTGCGGGGTCCGCAGGTCACGCGGGGGTATTGGCAGCGGCCGGAGGAGACGGCCAATGTCTTCACGGCAGATGGATTCCTGCGCACCGGCGATGTCGCGACCATCGATGAACGGGGTTTCGTGCGCATCGTCGATCGCAAGAAGGACATGATTCTGGTGTCGGGCTTCAACGTCTTCCCGAACGAAGTGGAGGATGTCATCGCCAGCCACCCGGGCGTGCTCGAGGTGGCCGCCGTCGGAGTCCCGGACGAGCGGACCGGCGAGGCGGTGAAGGTGTTCATCGTGCGCAAGGATCCGGCGCTGACGAAGGAGGCAGTCGTCGCCCATTGCCGGGCGAACCTTACGGCCTACAAGGTGCCGCATCTGGTGGAGTTTCGCGAGGAACTGCCGAAGACGAACGTCGGCAAGATCCTGCGGCGTCTGCTGCGCGACGGGCAGGCATGA
- a CDS encoding CBS domain-containing protein, translating into MLVSEILAIKGKVLYTIAPNKSLAEAVEIMTEQDVGSLVVFSHGQMVGMLTFREVLRAVHKGGTGWGKMAIEEAMLSGPVAASPNMEMDELRRLMVEHRQRYLPVMDGTTLLGVVSFHDVAKAVLEEQSFENRMLKNYIRNWPQEPGEQE; encoded by the coding sequence ATGCTGGTGAGCGAGATTCTTGCAATCAAGGGCAAGGTGCTCTACACCATAGCGCCGAACAAGAGCCTCGCCGAGGCGGTCGAGATCATGACCGAGCAGGACGTCGGTTCGCTGGTGGTCTTCTCGCACGGGCAGATGGTCGGCATGCTGACCTTCCGCGAGGTGCTGCGCGCGGTGCATAAGGGTGGCACCGGATGGGGGAAGATGGCGATCGAGGAGGCGATGCTGTCAGGCCCGGTCGCGGCGTCGCCGAACATGGAAATGGATGAGCTCCGGCGTCTCATGGTGGAGCATCGCCAGCGTTATCTGCCGGTGATGGACGGAACCACGCTGCTCGGGGTGGTTTCCTTCCACGACGTGGCCAAGGCTGTGCTCGAAGAGCAGAGCTTCGAGAACCGCATGCTCAAGAATTACATCCGCAACTGGCCGCAGGAGCCGGGCGAGCAGGAGTGA
- the fdxA gene encoding ferredoxin FdxA gives MAYVVTEACIRCKYTDCVDVCPVDCFREGANFLVIDPTECIDCTLCVAECPVEAIYAEDDVPEGQRHFIALNAELATQWKPIVERKDALPDAEEWAARKDKLGELKR, from the coding sequence ATGGCTTATGTTGTGACTGAAGCTTGCATCCGCTGCAAGTATACCGACTGTGTCGATGTGTGCCCGGTGGATTGCTTCCGTGAAGGGGCGAACTTTCTCGTGATCGACCCGACGGAATGCATCGATTGCACCCTGTGTGTGGCCGAGTGTCCGGTCGAGGCCATCTACGCGGAGGACGACGTGCCCGAGGGGCAGCGCCACTTCATCGCGCTGAATGCCGAACTGGCGACGCAGTGGAAGCCGATCGTCGAGCGCAAGGATGCCCTGCCCGACGCCGAGGAATGGGCGGCGCGCAAGGACAAGCTTGGCGAGTTGAAGCGCTGA
- the trxA gene encoding thioredoxin TrxA has product MSEHIHYVTDGNFEAEVLQAQTPVLVDYWAEWCGPCKMIAPILDDVAKEYAGKLKVAKLNIDENQETPAKFGIRGIPTLMLFKGGNVEATKVGALSKSQLTAFIDSNL; this is encoded by the coding sequence ATGAGCGAGCATATCCATTACGTCACCGACGGCAACTTCGAGGCCGAGGTGCTTCAGGCACAAACCCCCGTGCTGGTCGACTACTGGGCCGAGTGGTGCGGTCCGTGCAAGATGATCGCGCCGATCCTCGATGACGTCGCCAAGGAGTATGCGGGCAAGCTCAAGGTTGCCAAGCTGAACATCGACGAAAACCAGGAAACGCCGGCGAAATTCGGTATCCGCGGCATTCCGACGCTCATGCTCTTCAAGGGCGGCAACGTCGAAGCGACCAAGGTCGGCGCGCTTTCGAAATCGCAACTGACGGCATTCATTGACAGCAATCTCTGA
- the rho gene encoding transcription termination factor Rho — protein sequence MQLSELKSLHVSELLEMAVANEIEGANRLRKQELVFALLKNRAKKGEPIYGDGALEVLPDGFGFLRSPDISYLAGTDDIYVSPSQIRRFNLHTGDTIEGEIRTPKDGERYFALVKLDRINGQAPEACKHKILFENLTPLHPNECLKLERDIRGEENVTSRIIDMIAPIGKGQRGLLVAPPKSGKTVMLQHIAHAIVANHPDVVVIVLLIDERPEEVTEMQRSVKGEVVASTFDEPASRHVQVAEMVIEKAKRLTEHKKDVVILLDSLTRLARAYNTVVPASGKVLTGGVDANALQKPKRFFGAARNIEEGGSLTIIATALIDTGSRMDDVIYEEFKGTGNMELHLDRRMAEKRVYPAINVNRSGTRREELLMKADVLQKVWVLRKLLYGMDDIDAMEFLLDKVKATKSNAEFFDAMRRG from the coding sequence ATGCAATTATCGGAGCTCAAGTCTCTCCACGTCAGCGAGCTGCTGGAAATGGCGGTCGCCAACGAAATCGAAGGCGCCAACCGCCTGCGCAAGCAGGAACTGGTCTTCGCCCTGCTCAAGAACCGGGCCAAGAAAGGCGAACCCATCTATGGTGACGGCGCGCTCGAAGTGCTCCCCGACGGATTCGGCTTCCTGCGCTCGCCGGACATTTCCTACCTGGCGGGAACCGACGACATCTACGTCTCGCCGTCGCAGATCCGGCGCTTCAACCTGCACACCGGCGACACCATCGAGGGCGAGATCCGCACACCGAAGGACGGCGAACGCTATTTCGCACTGGTGAAGCTTGACCGGATCAACGGCCAGGCGCCCGAGGCATGCAAGCACAAGATCCTCTTCGAGAACCTCACTCCGCTTCACCCGAATGAGTGCCTCAAACTCGAGCGCGACATCCGCGGCGAAGAAAACGTCACCAGCCGCATCATCGACATGATCGCGCCGATCGGCAAAGGACAGCGCGGTTTGCTGGTGGCACCGCCGAAGAGCGGCAAGACGGTGATGCTTCAACACATCGCCCACGCGATCGTTGCCAATCATCCGGACGTGGTCGTAATCGTGCTGCTGATCGATGAGCGCCCCGAGGAAGTGACCGAAATGCAACGCTCGGTCAAAGGCGAAGTCGTCGCTTCGACCTTCGACGAGCCGGCATCGCGCCACGTGCAGGTCGCCGAAATGGTGATCGAGAAGGCCAAGCGCCTGACGGAGCACAAGAAGGACGTCGTGATCCTGCTCGACTCTCTCACCCGCCTCGCACGCGCCTACAACACGGTGGTACCGGCGTCCGGCAAGGTGCTGACCGGTGGTGTTGACGCCAATGCCCTGCAGAAACCGAAGCGCTTCTTCGGTGCAGCGCGGAACATCGAGGAAGGCGGATCGCTCACCATCATCGCCACCGCGCTGATCGACACCGGCAGCCGGATGGACGACGTGATCTACGAGGAGTTCAAGGGCACCGGCAACATGGAGCTGCATCTCGACCGTCGCATGGCCGAGAAGCGCGTCTATCCGGCCATCAACGTGAACCGCTCCGGCACCCGCCGCGAGGAACTCTTGATGAAAGCGGACGTGCTGCAAAAAGTCTGGGTGCTGCGCAAGCTGCTCTATGGCATGGACGACATCGACGCGATGGAATTCCTGCTCGACAAGGTCAAGGCCACGAAGAGCAACGCGGAATTCTTCGACGCCATGCGCCGCGGTTGA
- a CDS encoding 3-hydroxybutyryl-CoA dehydrogenase produces MDLKKIGVVGAGTMGNGITQAFAVAGFHVVMMDVAEAAVQRGLATLSGSLDRLIKKDKMTEAQKAETVARIATATDVAALADCDLVIEAATENLELKLKIFAQLDAAMKADAVLASNTSSISITKLAASTKRADKVVGMHFFNPVPMMALVELIRGLQTSEATYAAVEAVAKAVGKTPVQVRNSPGFVVNRLLCPMINEAIFALGEGLATAAEIDEAMKLGCNHPIGPLALADMIGLDVELAVMQVLFEGFKDPKYRPAPLLVEMVEAGYLGRKAGKGFYDYK; encoded by the coding sequence ATGGATTTGAAGAAGATCGGCGTAGTTGGCGCCGGCACAATGGGAAACGGCATCACCCAGGCGTTTGCCGTGGCGGGATTCCATGTGGTGATGATGGACGTGGCTGAGGCGGCCGTGCAGCGTGGTCTGGCAACCCTGAGCGGGAGCCTTGATCGCCTGATCAAGAAGGACAAGATGACGGAGGCGCAGAAGGCGGAGACGGTGGCGCGAATCGCGACGGCGACCGACGTCGCCGCGCTTGCCGACTGCGATCTCGTGATCGAGGCGGCGACCGAGAACCTTGAGCTGAAGCTCAAGATCTTTGCCCAGCTCGATGCGGCCATGAAAGCCGACGCAGTGCTTGCCTCGAACACGTCGTCGATTTCGATTACCAAGCTCGCCGCATCGACGAAGCGTGCGGACAAGGTGGTCGGCATGCATTTCTTCAACCCGGTGCCGATGATGGCGCTCGTCGAGCTGATTCGCGGTCTTCAGACATCGGAAGCGACCTATGCGGCCGTCGAGGCAGTTGCCAAGGCGGTCGGCAAGACGCCGGTGCAGGTACGCAACAGCCCGGGCTTTGTCGTGAACCGGCTGCTGTGCCCAATGATCAACGAAGCGATCTTCGCGCTGGGAGAGGGGCTCGCGACGGCAGCCGAGATCGACGAGGCGATGAAACTCGGCTGCAACCATCCGATCGGGCCGCTGGCGCTCGCCGACATGATCGGCCTCGATGTCGAACTGGCGGTGATGCAGGTCCTCTTCGAGGGATTCAAGGATCCGAAGTACCGTCCGGCGCCGCTGCTTGTCGAAATGGTGGAAGCGGGTTACCTGGGCCGCAAGGCCGGCAAGGGGTTCTACGACTACAAGTAA
- a CDS encoding FAD-binding oxidoreductase — protein MIELVEALSVAVGPSHVLSDAAAMAPHLADWRGRYVGSALAVVKPADTRQVAAVVRACAAANVPMVPQGGNTGLCGGATPLPDGRSVVVNLSRMHRIRSVDVANNALVAEAGCTLASVQQAAEGESRLFPLSLASEGSCLVGGNLSTNAGGVHVLRYGNMRDLVLGVEVVLPDGRIWDGLRALRKDNTGYDLKQLFIGAEGTLGIVTAAVLKLFPRPRARATAWLAVPHPGAAVELLGFLRERCGERVTAFEIVGRTAFKLVLRHIPGSRSPLAGDHAWCVLLELTDTLDAQALDAMLESAVAAALDAGLVTDAAVATSVAQAAALWALRENISEAQKIEGVSIKHDISVPVSRIPEFLERAHAELTARWPDVRIVAFGHIGDGNLHYNLSKPGVLDNVAFISRTEEVNRVVHDLVASLRGSISAEHGLGRLKRDENARYKSDIELELMRAVKAVFDPRGLMNPGKVL, from the coding sequence GTGATCGAGCTCGTAGAAGCCCTCTCTGTGGCCGTGGGTCCGTCGCATGTACTGAGCGATGCCGCGGCAATGGCGCCCCATCTCGCGGACTGGCGCGGGCGTTATGTCGGGAGCGCGCTTGCGGTCGTCAAGCCCGCCGACACCCGGCAGGTTGCTGCCGTCGTGCGAGCCTGCGCGGCGGCGAACGTCCCGATGGTGCCGCAAGGCGGCAACACCGGCCTGTGCGGAGGCGCCACGCCCCTGCCGGATGGCCGTTCCGTGGTCGTCAACCTGTCACGGATGCATCGCATCCGCAGCGTCGACGTTGCAAACAACGCGCTCGTCGCCGAAGCCGGTTGTACTCTTGCCTCGGTCCAGCAAGCCGCCGAGGGGGAGAGCCGCCTGTTTCCCCTGTCGCTGGCGTCGGAGGGCAGTTGTCTCGTCGGTGGCAACCTGTCGACCAACGCTGGTGGCGTCCATGTCTTGCGCTACGGCAACATGCGCGATCTGGTTCTCGGCGTGGAGGTCGTGCTGCCCGACGGCAGAATCTGGGATGGTCTGCGCGCGCTGCGCAAGGACAATACAGGGTACGATCTCAAGCAGCTTTTCATTGGCGCCGAAGGCACGCTCGGAATCGTCACGGCGGCGGTGCTCAAGCTGTTCCCGCGCCCGCGTGCCCGTGCCACCGCCTGGCTTGCCGTGCCGCACCCCGGAGCCGCTGTGGAGCTTCTCGGCTTCCTGCGGGAACGTTGCGGCGAGCGCGTGACGGCGTTCGAGATCGTCGGCCGCACTGCGTTCAAACTGGTGCTGCGTCATATTCCCGGCTCGCGCTCACCGTTGGCGGGCGACCATGCCTGGTGTGTCCTGCTCGAACTCACCGATACCCTCGACGCGCAAGCGCTGGATGCGATGCTCGAAAGCGCCGTCGCGGCTGCGCTGGACGCCGGACTGGTGACTGACGCCGCCGTCGCAACCAGTGTGGCGCAGGCGGCGGCATTGTGGGCGTTGCGCGAGAACATCTCCGAAGCGCAGAAGATCGAAGGCGTCAGCATCAAGCACGATATCTCGGTGCCCGTGAGCCGCATTCCGGAGTTCCTGGAACGAGCACACGCCGAATTGACTGCGCGGTGGCCGGACGTGCGCATCGTCGCCTTCGGCCACATCGGCGATGGCAACCTCCACTACAACCTGTCGAAACCCGGCGTGCTCGACAACGTGGCGTTCATCTCGCGCACGGAGGAGGTCAATCGGGTCGTACACGACCTGGTTGCGTCCCTGCGGGGGTCGATTTCAGCCGAGCACGGGTTGGGTCGGTTGAAACGCGACGAGAATGCCCGCTACAAATCGGATATCGAGCTCGAGCTGATGAGGGCTGTGAAGGCTGTCTTCGATCCGCGCGGGCTGATGAATCCCGGGAAAGTGCTTTGA
- the rssA gene encoding patatin-like phospholipase RssA: MFEPMPPKSDKADPVIGLALGSGAARGWAHLGVLRALAREGIEPQIICGCSIGAFVGAAMASGDLEKLTQWAEALKWQDVVSLLDVSLRGGLIKGQKLIQFFERNFVDCDFSQLDRRFACVATELETGREVWLREGSVSQAVRASIAHPGLLTPISRDGRLLVDGGLVNPVPVSLCRAMGADIVIAVDLGSDMIGRAWRPTPAEEEETSEGWTERLFARLGISMSTTGNGVGRGAPPAAAEAALPSLMTVLTSSINIMQVRIARSRMAGEPADVQISPRLGHIGTMDFHRAREAIAEGEAAVTNMLPALRHALGRTSADQSA, translated from the coding sequence ATGTTCGAGCCGATGCCGCCGAAATCCGACAAGGCCGACCCGGTCATCGGATTGGCGCTGGGCAGCGGCGCGGCGCGCGGCTGGGCTCACCTTGGCGTACTGCGCGCACTGGCGCGCGAGGGCATCGAGCCGCAGATCATCTGCGGTTGTTCGATCGGGGCGTTTGTCGGTGCCGCGATGGCCTCCGGCGACCTTGAGAAGCTCACCCAATGGGCTGAGGCACTGAAGTGGCAGGACGTCGTCTCACTTCTCGATGTCAGTCTGCGGGGCGGACTCATCAAGGGGCAGAAGCTCATCCAGTTCTTCGAGCGCAACTTCGTGGACTGCGATTTTTCCCAGCTCGATCGTCGTTTTGCCTGTGTCGCGACCGAACTCGAGACCGGCCGCGAGGTGTGGCTGCGCGAAGGCAGCGTCTCTCAGGCGGTGCGTGCGTCAATCGCGCACCCGGGGCTGCTCACGCCCATCTCGCGCGATGGGCGTCTCCTGGTTGATGGCGGACTGGTGAACCCCGTTCCGGTGTCGCTGTGCCGTGCGATGGGGGCGGACATCGTGATCGCCGTCGATCTCGGCTCGGACATGATCGGCAGGGCGTGGCGTCCCACGCCCGCGGAGGAAGAAGAGACGAGCGAGGGTTGGACGGAGCGGCTCTTCGCTCGCCTCGGTATCTCGATGAGCACAACGGGCAACGGCGTTGGGCGCGGGGCTCCCCCGGCGGCGGCTGAAGCCGCGTTGCCTTCCCTGATGACCGTGCTGACTTCCAGCATCAACATCATGCAGGTGCGCATCGCGCGCAGCCGAATGGCGGGTGAGCCTGCCGACGTGCAGATCTCGCCACGGCTCGGTCATATCGGCACGATGGATTTTCACCGCGCCCGAGAGGCCATCGCGGAAGGCGAGGCCGCGGTCACCAACATGCTGCCCGCCTTGCGCCATGCGCTGGGCCGCACGTCTGCCGACCAATCCGCGTGA
- the rimO gene encoding 30S ribosomal protein S12 methylthiotransferase RimO, whose amino-acid sequence MTQHKTSGVPRVGFVSLGCPKATVDSEHILTRLRGEGYEISGSYDDADIVVVNTCGFIDAAVEESLDAIGEALAENGKVIVTGCLGAKDDVVLAAHPQVLAVTGPHATDAVMKAVHQHLPKPHDPFTDLVPPQGIRLTPNHYAYLKISEGCNHRCSFCIIPSMRGDLVSRPIHDVMREAEALVDSGVKELLVISQDTSAYGVDTKYRTGFWNGRPLKTKLIDLAKALGELGVWVRMHYVYPYPSVDELIPLMAEGKILPYLDVPFQHASPRILKAMRRPANAENVLERVRAWRSICPDLTIRSTFITGFPGETDEDFELLLQFLEEARLDRVGAFAYSPVEGAEANQLADPVPDEIREERRMRLMEFQEDISTQRLERWIDREITVLVDDLDEDSAIARSPGDAPEIDGLVIIPNGEGLVPGEFARVRITDCDVHDLYAEPLA is encoded by the coding sequence ATGACCCAACACAAGACCTCCGGCGTACCGCGAGTCGGTTTCGTCTCCCTCGGATGCCCGAAGGCGACCGTCGACTCCGAACACATCCTCACGCGCCTGCGGGGCGAGGGGTACGAGATTTCCGGCAGTTACGACGACGCGGACATCGTCGTGGTGAATACCTGCGGCTTCATCGATGCTGCCGTCGAGGAGTCCCTCGATGCCATCGGCGAAGCGCTTGCCGAGAACGGCAAGGTCATCGTCACCGGCTGCCTCGGGGCCAAGGACGACGTGGTGTTGGCCGCGCATCCGCAGGTCCTTGCCGTTACCGGGCCGCATGCGACCGATGCGGTGATGAAGGCGGTGCATCAGCATCTGCCCAAGCCGCACGACCCGTTCACCGACCTCGTGCCGCCGCAGGGCATCCGCCTCACGCCGAATCACTACGCCTACCTGAAGATCTCGGAAGGCTGCAACCACCGCTGTTCCTTCTGCATCATCCCGTCGATGCGCGGCGACCTCGTGTCCCGGCCCATCCACGACGTGATGCGCGAAGCCGAGGCGCTGGTCGATTCGGGGGTGAAGGAGCTTCTGGTGATCTCGCAGGATACCAGCGCCTACGGCGTCGATACCAAGTACCGCACGGGATTCTGGAACGGTCGGCCGCTCAAGACGAAGCTGATCGACCTGGCGAAGGCGCTCGGCGAACTCGGCGTCTGGGTGCGCATGCATTATGTGTATCCGTACCCCAGCGTGGACGAGCTGATTCCGCTGATGGCGGAAGGCAAGATCCTGCCGTATCTGGATGTGCCGTTCCAGCATGCCAGCCCGCGTATCCTCAAGGCGATGCGGCGCCCGGCAAACGCCGAGAACGTGCTTGAACGTGTCCGTGCGTGGCGGAGCATCTGTCCCGATCTGACGATTCGTTCGACCTTCATCACCGGCTTCCCCGGCGAGACCGACGAGGACTTCGAACTGCTGCTGCAGTTCCTCGAAGAAGCCCGGCTCGACCGTGTCGGCGCGTTCGCATACTCCCCCGTCGAGGGGGCTGAAGCCAATCAGCTCGCGGATCCCGTCCCGGACGAGATCCGCGAGGAGCGCCGCATGCGTCTGATGGAGTTTCAGGAGGACATCTCGACCCAGCGGCTGGAACGCTGGATCGATCGTGAAATCACGGTCCTCGTGGACGACCTCGACGAGGACAGCGCGATTGCCCGTTCGCCGGGAGATGCTCCCGAGATCGACGGCCTCGTCATCATTCCGAACGGCGAGGGCCTGGTGCCCGGCGAATTCGCCCGCGTGCGCATCACCGATTGCGACGTGCACGACCTGTACGCCGAGCCGCTCGCCTGA